The sequence below is a genomic window from Montipora capricornis isolate CH-2021 chromosome 14, ASM3666992v2, whole genome shotgun sequence.
catatgttttaatttttattgacaAGTACAATAGAGGACGTCGAGGTCCCGATTCGTGGGTGTTTGGTGTGCTGTCCACTGCTACGCGGCCAGCCAAGGGGTACTACCAAGTAGTAGAGAAAAGAGACAGAGCCACCCTCTTGCCGATCTTAGCCAAATGCCTCCAACCCGGAAGCGAAGTTTTCACCGATGACTGGGGGGCTTATCAGGGCTTGGAACGCCATCTTCCGAACCACGTGTCTCTCCATCGGGTGGTAGTTCACGCCGATAACTTTGTAGATGCTACAAGCGGTGTCCACACTCAAGAGGCCGAATCTGCGTGGAACAATTTGAAGCTCGGAATCAAGACCCGACGTGGAGTGGAGGCTAAAGACCTCCAAGCCTACTTAAATGATAGGATGTGGAGGCAGTGGAGAGGAGGAGacagagtttttgcaaactTTCTACCAGTTATAGCGTCGCAATTTAATGATTGCATTGTATAAGTCTTCACTTTAGGGTGTCAGgtttgattttctttataatggAGATGACGGCTTTGCTTTTGTATAATACGACTGTAACTGAGGTGGGTCGACCTACTGAACATTGTTGTTGTAAGCGGCAATAAGGCGTTGTTTAATGTGAGGTGAACGCGAAAGTGTTGTCGTGCGAGAGTCTGCGGTCGGTAATGATGGGAGAGAAGAAAAGAATCTTTTTCGTGCGAGAGGATAGCTAGGCGGTCGGGAAATAAGACAAAAGTCGAACAATTTATGGTTTGTTATCGTTTTCTCTCATTGTAGTCATAGTTAATGTTGTTGCACAGCAGATTATACTTTGCTTTTATTAATTCACCCAGAATACCACCTTACGTGGAGGAAAAGCCTTCCGGTGAAATGTAAATGAGACATTTAAACTTGTGTTCACGTGCATgtaaatttcaaacaagaaaatatatgacaattcttcatttttttgaagaaacttttcaaaagaaactcCGTCCGCATCCTTGCTCGAGAAAACAACCGCTCTAAAATAGCTGTTTAGCAAGGAGGCAGGACattcaaagaataaaaatgaaatgaaagaaaattaattggCCTCTTTCCAAATAATCAATGATAAGATTATATCGTATGTCAGTCTTACATTTCCTATTTAGCCTGCGGGTAGATTGCTTTTGTTTCCTTCGCTTATAgagcaaaggtaaaaaaggcTGAACTTCTACATTAGGCAATTTAAAAATGGCTCAATTCAGTAGGGAATTTTTAAAGCGATAATAAGAAAAGATAATGAATATATtcataaatacttttaaaaaatgtGAAACATAAAATATAAACAAGGAAATTGGTAATTTTTGGTGTCAATGTTATTGTGATTTTGCTTGCGATGTCATAGTCCCTTTTCCTAATGTGGCCCTTTCCTGTATCCCTGTATCTGGATGGTGGAACGTATTCGGTCGATGGATTGCTGGCAGTCGGTCACGCATGCCAGTGATAATTTCAAGGGAGCCATTAGTCTAAACGCGATGGAGCATCGTAGACCACTCTTTCCTCGGACGCTATTTCTGGCGTGCAAAATTTTCgcattttttcctctttacaTTTAGAAGAGAAAGAGCCTGTAACATTAACTTCCAATACTTAACCTCGCGCACGCGATCGTAATATCACCAACTCACACCCTCATTCTCAGGTTCTCTTTCCTCTGCGACTAGGCAACGGAGATAGAGCCTGGGGAGATGGTTCATTCCGACGATCCCCATGAAACAATCATACTTTGTCTAGGTGTCTTGATATTTCATCTCCACGTAATTGAAAGAAGTACACCAGACATCGAAGATGGCGCAAGAAACAAATGGTAGCAACATCTACAACTGCGTCTTCTCTGAAACGATCAAGGATGGCTATGAATGCGTTGTCTGGTAAGTACTGTTTCTGGTTGCTACAGACTGAAACGCGCTTTGAAATCCTTGTAGTGCGCAACGCTTGAAATCATCGATTACCAAGTACCTTTCAGTcacttgttttcaagtgacaGATTTGACTAAAGTAACTCTCTCTCATTAAAATAGCCTTAAAGCTTATTAATCTGTGCGCGTTTAACCTGTAAAACAAACTTTGAGAGAATTCACAAAATTAATCGCGTGAAAGTAAGCGCTGTTATTAGCCTGACAGAAACAAGCAAGCTTGCGTAAGCGTATTAAATAAGTTCGCGGGTGTCCTGCGAAAAAAATTCTCGTACGCGCGTTGTTTCAATTTAACTACCACAAACTACATATCTGTAGAAAGTGTATGAACTGTAAAATTCGAAAAAGGTATCTACTACTTTGACAGAACCTTCGTTAAGAAGATAGAAGCCGTTAAACAGAAAACGACCAAGTATCATTCCGCTGAAATAACGCAAACTCGACGGTAACTCGAACGCTCACGGCGAGCAGTACGACATTCGTGGGAATGTCGAAGTCACGTTCGCCTTGTTCGGTTCAGCGTGCCgtggaaatggaaaaaaaaaagtcagtgtTAAACGCATATTGTAGACCgggtgtaaaatgcagactgaagttataatttaactgttgaaagagTCCAAACCCAaatgagtttttaaaatttaatgattacaatagttttttttaaagcggATATTGATTTATGTAAAGGTGACATACCAAGTTGTTATGTTTCCACGCTTGCGCCGTCCCAAAATAAAGTAATTCGCGCACGATTTAAGATTTTGCTGTTACTTTTGGAGAAATGAGAGATTTTTGGCTGACCTTTTGAttatccgaaaaaaaaaaaataataattgacaaAAGTTGCCCTCTGAAGGTGTTGTGTCGTATTATTTACATTGCCTCTACTTTGATTCTAAACCAAAGAGCTTGAATAGTTTAAAAACGAATCCTTTGGTAAACCTGATATAGTAACATTCACTTCTATTGCATTCTGATAACAGTCGGCTGTTTTGTATGTTTCGCATTTCGTGCTATAAAAAAGCACATGAGACTTTGCAGAGATCCTAATgtgatagttttttttatagCGGATATTGATTTATGTAAAGGTGACATACCAAGTTGTTATGTTTTGACGCTTCCGCCATGCTAAAAGGAGCGTTGAAAATATAAATGGCATCTTGATACTATTAGGCCTTTAGTTTAGGGAAAGGTAACAAGATGTCTACATCTTTCTTCTTCACTAACAAATTACCATTAGTCATTGATACCTTTCCAACGTAATTTTAGACTGTCACCATTTTAAGCTTTTGACGCAGTTTTTATCTCAGCGCAAACAGAGTcttctttttagtttttttttttttgctgaaggCGCGCTTAGCACGAAAACCTGCTTAATAAGAAGTGCGACTCCAGGATCCTATTTGGTAACCTGTcaatgtaaaacgcagactgcagaccaggggtaaaatgcagactgaggttataccGTAATTTTGGAAAAAGCTCAAACCCCTtcgaaatgctaaccttaggcctaattaggcctaaacaagatttaggcttaactgttagcatttatAATGGGTTTGGGTTCAGGGTttaacagttaaattataacctcagtctgcattttacccgggtctgcagtctgcgttttacactgaccgtatTTGTAACACTATGGGTTTCCATAACAGAAAACAACGGGGGAGACTAACAATCATCCCAAAGCTGGTCAATGAACAAGGGGCGTATCGTTAGTGAGCTCGCTTTTTCGTGTGCGCACGAAAAAAGCCTTCTTAAGGAGCGGAATAGTGACCACGAAACCTTTCTCTTTCTGACTGGCATCGTTTTAAAAAGTTTCTGCACTGAAATTCAAAGTTAAtacgtaaaaaataaaaaaccaaaatCTGCATGTAACCTAAAGTTTCTTTCTCTACCGACGTCTTTCTCTATACCGGCCCGTTTAATGAAGTTCCTACTGCAGTCTTCGTCCAAGAGAATGAAACTTTTTACAAGGTTTTTTTATTACACTGAACTGTCACAAATTTTCTAAtttataaaaaacaatggatgaTAAAAAGTTTAATTTAGCTTGAGTAAGGAAATCGAGCGTAAATCTTGAGAAATTGTCTTCCATTACTTAGGGCCTATCCCTTAGAGAAACAATGTTGTTATCAACCCGAACAACGTCGGCCTAGTTTAGCACTGGCAATACACGACGATTGAACAAAAATGTAGGTCTAGTGAGCCTTTTTCACCTATAGTGCGAATGCGTTACAAGTACAAAGgttttatttattacttttaattaGTACTTGATGCTTTCAGTGAGAGAGAGCCGTAGGTGGAAAACTATACACGTTACTCCAAAAAAGTTGATAATGTATCAGAAATGAACTTAACATTACACACTAACTGAACGCGACATAAACTGATTCTAATAATCGTTGAATCTGTATTAATTGTAGCTTTAAAGTGATGATAAAACCAGTTAGCCTGGCATGTGGCCATTCTGGATGCATGAAGTGCTTGCACTCTATCGTCTCTCTCGCCGATAACGCCACATCAAACACAGCTCCGTGCCCAGTTTGCCGCCAAACCTTCCATCGCGATCGATTGCACCTGAACGTCAGCCTTAACGCACTTACCAGAAATTTGGCTATGCATTGTGCCAATTCTGGTTGCTTGTGGAAAGGCACTCTGGAAAATGCAAGGGACCATGAAAAGGGCTGTCCCAAAGCTGTCGTCAAATGTCCTAATGTAGGATGCCACCACTCTTCCTTGCGCGAGGACATGGACGCGCACAGCAATAGCTGCGAGAAAGCTTTGATAGATTGCCCAGGCTGCAGGAAGGACGTAGCGAGAAGTCGTTTAGCCCAACACCAAAGGAGGGAGTGTTTCCACTCTAAAATAGACTGCCCGCTCGGGTGTGGCACGAAATTGCCGAGGTAAGACCTTACAATTAACCAAATGATCATGGTAAAATTTTAAGTGAGTTTTGCGCATCTTGACACTGTAGTCTTTTTAAACAAAGTGTTCAATAATATTTCAAGGACACCTTTCAAAATTTCCTAGCGAGAATGACATGATCTGTTACACGAATCCGTGAACATTGATTACAATGTCAGAGCTACTAGAATTTGTGACTCAATACTGAGAAGGAAACCCATTAATACCTCTCTAAGGGATTTCTCCGGTATGAATTTCATGTAACTCAGGGTAATTGGTGACCGATAATTATGTTTTTCAGAGCTCATGTGTGTTTGCACCAACACAAGTGCCCATTGAAAGCCTTACGGTGCAAAGTAAGAGGCTGCCAACGAATAATAGTCAGGAGGGACATGGGTGCTCACGTGTACGATGCTGCTAGATCTCACCATGACTTACAGCATGGTGAGATACAGCGGTTATTGGGTCTAATACAAAGAAAGGTAAGTATTAAAACTGATATCGATTTAAAAATACATTGAAATCCCGTTAATACGGACATCAAGGGGACATGCCAAAGTGTCCGTTTTATCGGGATGTCCAGCGGGTTCTCAAATAAAAAAGAATAGGGCGACATTTTAACGGCAAAAAACGTTTAAATTATAGTTTGGTTGTGACAATTTTAATATACGGAAACCTAAGGTTTATTTATCATACTCTTGGATAAATTTATACCTAATTGTAACTGCAACAAGTTCAGTGAAACTATGGAAACCGTACGTTCAACTACTCGCTCAGTATTCTTGGACAAAATTTACTGTCACTGTTACTGTCCGTAAAGCTTGATTGAGTTTCTCCTTCAAGACACGGAAAAGTGTGCGTTATACGTATTAACGGGTTTTCATAGTAAGCAGGTTAATTCTATAGAGAGAATATGAACTTTTCGTCGGGACAAAATGAATTGTCTCTTATATCGGAGTGTCCGTGTTAAGCCGGTTTCCGTAGAGCGGTGTGCACTGTATTGTTTAaagcaatgaaaacaaaaaaggggAGGAGAAAAGACACTGAAATGTACTGTATACTCGCCTACAGGAAACTGTGATGGAACAAgtggaagaaaaggaagagatgGTCGTGGCATTTTCCTGGAGAATTCACGACCTCCCTGCTTCTCTCGCCACTTTGACGGAAGAACGACCACTTACGAGTGGCGATATGAAATCCCACGGATACACTTGGAGGGCAGTAGTTACTACAAACATGGATCTGTTTTTACAGCTGGTTTCTGCCGCATTTCCCGTTTCCGTAGAGATAAGGTGAGAGGAGGGTGCGAAAAATTGGCGTTGTAAGTTTTTTTCATGCAATTGGACAGTACCTGATAGACCTCTTGGGCCCCCCAAAAAAGTCAGAAAGTGGTTTGGAGTttggtaaataaatgaaaattgtcGATGTGGGGTTTTATTGTAAAAATGAGCTtataccaataataataataagtgctAAAATGACGCGAGTGCAATGGCACGGCTCTTACTGACACAAAATAAACAGGTTTATATGCGATATAACAAATAGAAGACTAATGGCAATTCAAAAcctttttcttctcattttcaTAGGATGGTGATTTCGCCAGGAAAGGAAAACGAAACCGTGAAAAAGCTACCACCCACAAGAATGAGAGAGGGAATGATGTGGGGGTGTAACCTTTCACAGTTAAACCGTTGGGTTGATGTGGAgggaaaaattgaaataaagtttataatcttttttgtatatttataaGTTATGCAATATAGATCGTGTTTTAGTTTGTGTATAGAATAATGCGTGTATTTTCCGGACGATAACGTAGAACGGAATATTGTCTGAACGAAAGATTCGCCTACGATCTCCGACACAAGCCCACACTTTGCATTTCTGAATAGTTTTTACTTCGATCCACTTTCGCCTGATAAATGAGTCTGCTTTCTATGCTTGTGCAGCATTGAATGCGGGAGAGGGTGTAGGTAATTAATGTGGTAGTTTTGTGTCGCAGATTGTAGCGTATTgtgagtaatttaaaatttttcctttcaTCCTGCATTTTTTGGATAAACCAAATATATACCGTCAAGAGCAATTGGTGGAGCAAAGCGCTGTTAATTGATGGTATCGTTTTTAGCCGTaaataatgttgtttttagGGGCGCTATCCATCACTACAGATGACAATTTTTTATAAAAAGGAACAGCAAGACCTAATTTCACAGCCAAATGAAACAGGGCAAGTGTGTAAGAGCCTGGATTCTACAATTAGCAACAAGGAATCGGGAATTATGCTAGTGGCACCAGTACTTccatttattactattattattattattattattattattattattattattattattattattattattattattattattataattattatcatcattattatcattattattattattttaattcaaaGAATTGGAAAGGGCTGTTCTTTTTTACTTCCCACCGTTGAAGTGGAAAGCGCCCCTGAACGTTATCCCTGATAGCCTCGGTCTTTTAgaagtttgtgttattttcataTTCAATACTTCGGTTGGCAATTTTTGTATTTATTCTGATCATTAAGATCGTGTTGTAGTTTCTAGGTAGAATGGTAGAAGCACTTTATTTGATGGTTATTGTTgagaaaagaaaattccaaAGGATGAAACAGGTTGTAGTAGTAGAAAATAAACTGATTTTTAAGTACACAAATGGTACAACTCGAGAATGAATATAATAATTATCTTTTTATTctttactttagtaacattTGGACAAACAATTTGTTAGTTAGTTGCTGAAAATAAGAGTATTTGAAATAAACCATTCCACTCCAAATGAAATAAGAATTCATTGCCCCCTGCCTCTTGTACATCCCCCAAATACATAACAATTTTGTCTTCAAAGTTAAGAAAGTTTAAAGCCAGAGTTTGTGGACAACATCTATATTTTCGTAAGACTGCAACTAAATAATATTCTTGATATTTACATTACCATTTACGGTGaaataaaaaccaaaattaaccTCCCTTCACAAACGAGTCTGGTTTTCACGAACGAGTCACGTTTTGCGAACGAGTCTCGTTTTCCGAACGAGTCTCATTTTCCGAACGAGTCTCGTTTATCGAACAAATCTATCCGAACGGGTCTTTTCTAGCGGTCCCGAACGAGTCTTTCCAAACCAGTCTCGTTTTCCGACGGGTCTTTTAAACGAGTCTAATTTTAAGAACGAGGCtcgtttttttaaaccagtcacGTCTTCGTGCAAGATTGAGTGCCTATTTCATCGAGACGATTTTTATCGAGGCTTTATAGACTGGTTTACCAAAAACCGTGAGTGATCCAAAAATTTATTGCTTGAAAGTTTCGGGTCACGTAGACAGGCTAACTCCCTTCACACCAGCTGTGGGTTGAAAAAACAAATCTGTATGGCTGATTAAGGATTTCTGAATAGGTAATTCCAGAGTTTCAAGAGGAATTGGTTGTAAACATTAATGGCCTTAGTTAAATAGCCTAGGACACCTTGCGTTAAGAATCCCTGCGTATTTATGTCTTGTCATGGAATTAGAGGGAGCAGAGCGAGTTGAGGAATTCGCTCATGAAGAGGAGCTTAAATTAAGATCGGATGTTAGGTCACAATTTTTTCTAACGGCGGCTATTTTACCTTTGTAAAGTACTTTCATGTTTCACTTTCTACCGACGCAAGACCACCTTTAGTTTGTTCTTCGACGTGATCCTTTCTCCTTGGTacaaattttacaaattttatCATGACAACGGATAGAGTTCTATGATGGGAATAATTATGGAGCTCTCAGACAAGTTTCGACTTGAGAATACAACTTAGCGAAGGTGATAACAATCAGCGAACAGAATGATCCGTGAAAGCATACTTATCCAATTTATAAAGCATCAGTGTTAAGTTAAGCTTGGATGTGGACATTTAAGTGTTTTCAAGTAAAGCGAAGAACGCTAACGGTTAGATAATTTGGGGGTGTTCCACTTAAGTGTGTGGTTGATTTCCTTATaaccccaggagtcaattgAAGAATTGTTAGGGAGCAAGCATCAGGTCAGCTTAAAATAGTTGCAATTTAACACCAGTGCCAATGAAGATCCTGCCTTTGACTGATGATGAAGTGGGCTGCAACAAAGGTAATTTATTTGCAAGAAAGACCGTCACAACCACGCCGtacatgatataccacagagcCGTGAACCCTCTTCCCTTACATTAAAGTCTGAACTATAAATAGGACCCATAATACAACTTTCTAACGCAAATATGACCGTTCAGTCGTCAAACTAGAACTGCTATTTGTTGTATAGAGCCTCGTGTATAAACGAAACACTAAGAATTCAGCTACAACTTCCGATTCTGTCGTCGTTTAATTATCAATTTTTGATCATTTCCTGTTTACCGACCTGATCTAATCACTCATATCAATGGCTGAAAGAAGATGATCGTGTTAAACAAAGCTGTATCCTCTCTTATGCCCTGTGCCCACGGAAACGTGTCGGTGTTCCATTTCCGTTGTCGGTCTCcatccaaaaggaaaaaacgaaaatgtaaaagagaaaataattatatgaCGGAGCGGTCTGACCAAagttactttattattatttttttttctgttaaaattgTAACTTTCATCTATATCCGGCTTAATACCCCCATTGTTTCCATTAATTCGGCATGTAATGAATTCCTTAAATGTGTTTTCTGTTTTCAGCACTTAATCTGTTTAAAACGCATAAAGATTGGATCTGTTATCATATAGTGAAATTTAATAGTCTCAGAAGCAAGCATAAAAGATGATTTGACACAAAGTTAGTAGGGTTCAGCCCGCTGTACCAGCAgtacctacaattgtagttccAAAGACGTATAGCAATATGGAAGGCCCTGGAAAAGAAAGCAAGTCATCCTGTTATAAATCACGACCGAGTCTTCTCGtgattttttgcattttgtctTTTCTTGCCAGTTGTTTGGCTGTTGTTCTGTTCATACGTAATCATTCCGTTGAACGGCAAGTCAAAGAGCTGGAAATTAGTCTTTGGCAAGAGGTCGAACATCTTAAGGCTATGGTGAAAAATTCAGCTGAGTATGAAAACACCGGAAACACAGATCACACTCAAGGTAAGATTTCCGATTATTCCGATTCCTTGGAAGTCCACTATTTTTTCAACTGCCTTACTTCGCGATATCCCGCCAGCTGTGAAGATGTTTATCAATTTCCCGTTTCCCTCTGTCACTGAGGAGCTTAACCAGGTAAAACGGCTATGTTTGCACATTCACTGGATAAATGAAATGTCCGGCACCAGTGCTCGCTCTTTGTGTGGGTTCTACATACCTTGCAAAACATCgcgaaaaaaaacaagtttgtcCGGAGGTAAACGTCACCGCgccaggaattttttttctttagcttaTAAGTTTTTGGCCATTTGgtctcttgttttcttttaaaagcgaaTTTGATGGACGCAAATCGTAGTGCCTTCTGTTAACAGGGTATTTCAGTATTTTTCTTGTACATATGCAATAATGCAATAACTTACGGCTGGTCTATTACTTCTATGCCTACGACGAGAAACTGAAGAAATAGACGCCAGTGAAGACACCATGAACCGACTTCATCCCTAGAAGTTTCTAAAGCAAACTACGTTGTACGCCCTCTCCTGGCATAAACGTGACGTGGAGGAATAGTTACGTTGCTTTATATGACAGAACTTGATCTTAAAGCAGCGCTTGAATCCAATAACTTTAGAGATACGCAAATAATAACTCACGGAAACCCAACAGCATACTTCGTGAAGTAACTGTTCAATCGGATGCGATGTTTAGGAAATTTTCGCGTAACGATCTTCAGAAACAATCCTTTTTACAAATCACCACCTAATAAATGATTGGAAACGGGGAAATTAATTCCCTTTGAAAGGGttattttacaatttttgcGCTTAGACATGTTAGCTGGCATAAGCGGGAAGGAGAATTTGGCGAAAAGCCCACTGAAGTGAGTTTCAGCTATAAATTTTGGGAACTTCAAATTCCAGCCCTGAAATCAAGTTCCAGTTCTAATTAAGATAAGTCCCCCTTTACGTAGCGATGTCCCTTTACTTTCCATAGTTGATTTCATTCATTGGGTAATATATCTTTCATACCAGAGAGTTAACCATTTCAAAAATGGATGCGTGGAGTATGTGCGCCACAATTACTGTACTAAGCTAAAAGCGAAGCATTCGACCTTTACTATCATTGGCTTTAGGTGCTCCACAACATATTACCTTTGGCCACATACTAATAGAATGACAAACCAAGCTCTTAATCAATGATAATTCCAAACCACAGATCAAGTCAATAACAAATCGTTACAAGTCTGTGCAACTATCAAACTTCCTCTGATGTAATTAGCTGTATTTGATCGCCTCAAGATAAGTGAAACTTTGTTCTAATCTTTCTTAAAGGCACTCTTACACTGTGCCATTTTTTGTGCAACTTTTCTCGCAACACCATTTCTATACACAATCTCACAttacgaaacaagttgtttACTGGTGACAcactgagcaacgtttcatgcaacttgtctcgtttcgacGATCACCTGaggttaaagaaatattttcattggctggtgccgcaaacccttgcgacacaagttgcaggacagatgttacactgcgcaatgctggaaaaaaaaaagcttgtggCAACCGTTGTGGGAAGTAtaacttaattctactttccgcaacggtttctcCGACTGGTCTCGCAACGTTTTCGGCCGTTGTCAAAAGTtagaaaaattgcacagtgtaacagcgcctttaagcTAGCACATTTGCGGAGATGTCATAACTTAAATTAAACATATACAGTAAACTAATATGTTGTGTATTTGACTTTGGCCAGAGGTAGATCACCGTGGATCCACTGGGAAACGTTCTCGTCGCAGTGCGACAGCAAGTTCTCAAGTTCCTATCACTTTAGGAAAAGTTCGTGAAGAAATCACCAGGCTTTGCCATTCCAAAAGTTTAATTTGCCTACCGAGCCCCAGGGGTCCGAAAGGAGAGCCGGGACTACCGGGCATCCAAGGCGAACCGGGATTGTATGGAAACGATGGATTCCAAGGTCCCAAAGGGGAGCCTGGTCCTGAGGGTCCAAAGGGTGAAGTTGGGGACACTGGACTCCAAGGGATCAAAGGCGACCAGGGACCTCCAGGACTTCCAGCTCCTAAAGCTATACAAGGTCCAAAAGGCGACAAGGGGGCAAAAGGAGAAACCGGTGTTCCAGGATTACGGGGAATAAAAGGAGACCCGGGTGTTACTGGCAAGTTTGAAATAGGTATTAAGCAGTTTTCCGTATTTATTTATCTacttattcattcatttatatatttatttatgtctctattcatttatttataatttatttatttatatattttaacagTCATGATTTTTTCAAGGTGTAAGGTGAAATTTCGTTTACTGAGTTGAGTCATGATCACAAGCAACGCAGATCCAAACATTCGGGTACTAGGGCGCAGCTCTTCAAAGGCCAGATAACTTTTCCCAGTGGATTATTCACCACCCAAGCTATAACATACA
It includes:
- the LOC138032299 gene encoding TNF receptor-associated factor 5-like encodes the protein MAQETNGSNIYNCVFSETIKDGYECVVCFKVMIKPVSLACGHSGCMKCLHSIVSLADNATSNTAPCPVCRQTFHRDRLHLNVSLNALTRNLAMHCANSGCLWKGTLENARDHEKGCPKAVVKCPNVGCHHSSLREDMDAHSNSCEKALIDCPGCRKDVARSRLAQHQRRECFHSKIDCPLGCGTKLPRAHVCLHQHKCPLKALRCKVRGCQRIIVRRDMGAHVYDAARSHHDLQHGEIQRLLGLIQRKETVMEQVEEKEEMVVAFSWRIHDLPASLATLTEERPLTSGDMKSHGYTWRAVVTTNMDLFLQLVSAAFPVSVEIRMVISPGKENETVKKLPPTRMREGMMWGCNLSQLNRWVDVEGKIEIKFIIFFVYL